Proteins from one Bradyrhizobium roseum genomic window:
- a CDS encoding aspartate aminotransferase family protein, protein MYPDQHSSSQKMYDRALASLPGGNTRTTVFMKPYPIYAARGEGCRVWDLDGNVYIDCINNFTSQIHGHAHPALIKAATEQLALGSAFGLPTESEVDLAELLVSRLPSVEQVRFANSGTEAVMMALKAARAHTGRPKIAKCEGAYHGSYDYAEVSLDPAPEAWGRNAPVSVAYARGTPDNVLADVVTIPFNDTEAAVSLIREHGSELACVLVDPMPNRAGLAPADRAYLEALRKVTREVGALLIFDEVITFRLGYRGAQGIWDIDPDLTTLGKIIGGGFPVGAIGGHRDVMAVFDPRAGKPALPHGGTFSANPVTMRAGIAAMQLLDDAAFARLDAIGQAVRSGIDAAFKRHGVPGGTVGLGSLLKIHFADRPVRDYRSAYLTEEETQRQTVFNRALLNRGVLAAGNGLMALSTPMTDADIHAIVDAASGALEEVAGTR, encoded by the coding sequence ATGTATCCGGACCAACATTCATCTTCGCAAAAAATGTACGATCGGGCGCTGGCGAGCCTGCCCGGCGGCAACACCCGTACCACCGTGTTCATGAAGCCGTACCCGATCTATGCCGCGCGCGGCGAGGGCTGCCGGGTCTGGGATCTCGATGGCAACGTCTACATCGACTGCATCAACAATTTTACGTCGCAGATTCACGGCCATGCCCATCCGGCGCTAATCAAAGCGGCAACCGAGCAGCTCGCCCTCGGCTCGGCGTTCGGGCTGCCGACAGAATCCGAGGTTGATCTTGCCGAGCTGCTGGTCTCGCGGCTGCCGTCGGTCGAGCAGGTGCGGTTCGCCAACTCCGGCACCGAGGCGGTGATGATGGCGCTGAAGGCGGCGCGGGCGCATACCGGCCGGCCCAAGATCGCCAAATGCGAGGGCGCCTATCACGGCTCCTACGACTATGCCGAAGTGAGTCTGGACCCAGCACCGGAAGCGTGGGGCCGCAATGCGCCGGTGTCGGTCGCCTATGCCAGGGGCACGCCCGACAACGTGCTCGCCGATGTCGTCACCATCCCGTTCAACGACACCGAAGCCGCCGTCAGCCTGATCCGCGAGCACGGGTCTGAACTGGCCTGCGTGCTGGTCGATCCCATGCCCAACCGTGCCGGTCTGGCGCCGGCCGACCGGGCCTATCTGGAGGCGCTGCGCAAGGTGACGCGCGAAGTCGGCGCGCTGTTGATTTTCGACGAGGTCATCACGTTTCGCCTCGGCTATCGCGGCGCGCAGGGCATCTGGGATATCGATCCGGACCTGACGACGCTCGGAAAAATCATCGGCGGCGGCTTTCCGGTCGGCGCCATCGGCGGCCATCGCGACGTCATGGCGGTATTCGATCCGCGCGCGGGCAAGCCGGCGCTGCCGCATGGCGGCACGTTCTCCGCCAATCCGGTAACGATGCGTGCAGGGATCGCGGCGATGCAACTGCTCGATGACGCGGCCTTTGCGCGTCTCGATGCGATAGGGCAGGCGGTTCGCTCCGGCATCGACGCCGCGTTCAAGCGCCATGGTGTGCCCGGTGGCACCGTGGGCCTGGGATCGCTGCTCAAGATTCATTTCGCCGACCGGCCGGTGCGCGACTATCGCTCGGCTTATTTGACCGAAGAGGAAACGCAGCGTCAGACGGTGTTCAACCGCGCCTTGCTCAATCGCGGTGTGCTGGCCGCGGGCAACGGATTGATGGCATTGTCGACCCCGATGACCGATGCCGATATCCATGCGATCGTCGACGCCGCGTCCGGCGCGCTTGAAGAAGTTGCGGGCACGCGTTGA
- a CDS encoding SDR family oxidoreductase has product MQVTMKDRVAVITGGSKGLGLAMARQFAASGARVAMLARGAADLKAARELLAKDDLAVRDYVCDVSKAADIAKAHDKIVSDLGPVDILVNNAGTARTMAFENISDEAWQEDLDLKLFAAIRFSRLVWPGMKARKWGRIINVLNTYAKAPAAASAPTSVTRAAGMALTKVMASEGGEHNILVNAMLVGLIMSDQWVQRHAKQAPEMDFELFAKNLAKGTPLGRIGTAEEFANLACFLASDQGSFITGTAINVDGGRSPVV; this is encoded by the coding sequence ATGCAAGTCACGATGAAAGATCGCGTCGCCGTCATCACCGGCGGCAGCAAGGGCCTTGGGCTGGCGATGGCGCGGCAGTTTGCGGCCTCCGGCGCCAGGGTCGCAATGCTGGCGCGCGGCGCGGCTGATCTCAAGGCCGCGCGCGAGTTGCTGGCCAAAGACGACCTCGCCGTCCGCGACTATGTCTGCGACGTCTCGAAGGCGGCAGACATTGCGAAGGCGCATGACAAGATCGTCAGCGATCTCGGCCCGGTCGACATTCTCGTCAACAACGCCGGCACCGCGCGAACGATGGCGTTCGAGAACATCAGCGATGAAGCCTGGCAGGAAGACCTCGACTTGAAACTGTTTGCCGCGATCCGCTTCTCCCGGCTGGTCTGGCCGGGCATGAAGGCGCGCAAATGGGGCCGCATCATCAATGTGCTCAACACCTACGCCAAGGCGCCGGCGGCGGCCTCGGCGCCGACGTCGGTTACCCGCGCCGCCGGCATGGCGCTGACCAAGGTGATGGCGAGCGAAGGCGGCGAGCACAACATCCTCGTCAACGCGATGCTGGTCGGCCTGATCATGAGCGATCAGTGGGTGCAGCGGCACGCCAAGCAGGCGCCGGAGATGGATTTCGAGCTGTTCGCCAAAAACCTCGCCAAGGGCACGCCCTTGGGGCGCATCGGCACGGCGGAGGAATTCGCCAACCTCGCCTGCTTCCTCGCCTCCGATCAGGGATCGTTCATCACCGGCACCGCGATCAATGTCGACGGCGGACGGTCACCGGTGGTGTGA
- a CDS encoding mandelate racemase/muconate lactonizing enzyme family protein has translation MKATTIRSVETLACDAGWRNYHFVKIMTEDGIVGWSEYDEGFGAPGVTTAIERLAARVVGKNAYQHERIYAELFSATRPAAGGVVALALGAIENALLDVKAKALGVPCYDLLGGKVRDRIRVYWSHCATWRINHPGYFKPAITSLDGVKGIGREVREKGFTAMKTNIFVYTDGKPQGWRPGFGSPFEPEINVDRNVLRNLCMHLEAIRDGAGPDVDLLLDLNFNAKTEGYLKILRAIKDMDMFWVEIDTFNPQALGYIRRQSPHPISSCETLLGLREFLPYFSEQAMDVAIIDTPWNGVWQSMKIAAAAEHFEVNVAPHNFYGHLCTMMNAHFSAAVPNLRIMETDIDRLEWDHELFTHVPEIVDGHLVMPDRPGWGTEPNEEGLRAHPPKSMGGLLNYGQKK, from the coding sequence ATGAAAGCCACCACCATACGAAGCGTCGAAACGCTCGCCTGCGATGCCGGCTGGCGGAACTACCACTTCGTCAAGATCATGACCGAGGACGGCATCGTCGGCTGGAGCGAGTATGACGAGGGGTTTGGCGCGCCCGGTGTGACCACCGCAATCGAGCGGCTTGCGGCGCGCGTGGTCGGCAAGAACGCTTACCAGCATGAGCGCATCTACGCCGAACTGTTCTCCGCGACGCGGCCGGCCGCCGGCGGCGTGGTGGCGCTGGCGCTCGGCGCCATCGAGAACGCGCTGCTCGACGTCAAGGCCAAGGCGCTCGGCGTGCCCTGCTATGACCTGCTCGGCGGCAAGGTGCGCGACCGCATCCGCGTCTACTGGTCGCATTGCGCGACCTGGCGCATCAACCATCCCGGCTATTTCAAGCCGGCGATCACGAGCCTCGATGGCGTCAAGGGAATCGGCCGCGAGGTGCGCGAAAAAGGCTTTACGGCGATGAAGACCAACATCTTCGTCTACACCGACGGCAAGCCGCAAGGCTGGCGCCCGGGCTTCGGCTCGCCGTTCGAGCCGGAGATCAATGTCGACCGCAATGTGCTGCGAAACCTCTGCATGCACCTGGAGGCCATCCGCGACGGCGCCGGCCCTGATGTGGACCTGCTGCTCGACCTGAACTTCAACGCCAAGACTGAAGGCTACCTGAAGATTTTGCGCGCCATCAAGGACATGGACATGTTCTGGGTGGAGATCGACACCTTCAATCCGCAGGCGCTGGGCTACATCCGCCGCCAGAGCCCGCACCCGATCTCATCCTGCGAGACGCTATTGGGCCTGCGTGAATTCCTGCCCTATTTCAGCGAACAGGCGATGGACGTCGCTATCATCGACACGCCCTGGAACGGTGTCTGGCAGTCGATGAAGATCGCCGCCGCTGCCGAGCATTTCGAGGTCAACGTCGCCCCGCATAATTTCTACGGCCACCTCTGCACCATGATGAACGCGCATTTCTCGGCGGCGGTGCCGAATTTACGCATCATGGAAACCGACATCGACCGTCTTGAATGGGACCATGAACTGTTCACGCACGTGCCCGAGATCGTCGACGGCCATCTGGTGATGCCGGACCGGCCGGGCTGGGGCACCGAGCCGAACGAGGAAGGCCTGCGCGCGCATCCGCCGAAGAGCATGGGCGGGCTGTTGAATTACGGGCAAAAGAAGTAG
- a CDS encoding hydantoinase B/oxoprolinase family protein, with amino-acid sequence MSAKIDPITRSVVQHRLSSIVKEMGEAMLRTSYSQILNSSRDFSLAICDTGSRLIAQADHIPVHVGALTWATRAVEERFKDVQPGDVILLNDPYHGGSHLPDLTAFVPVFAGEKRLLWTIVRAHQSDIGGATHGAYNPAATEIYQEGLRVPPIKLYEAGKLRDDLLDLLALNIRNPRDFRGDLAAMLGAAHLGERRLARLFFEFGAPVVEAAVEAILDATEQQARAVVSTWKDGVFHGEAFLDDDGHGRTDIRIAAKVTKKGSDIEIDLSESDPQSTSFVNSSHANMQAAVAMAFFYLIDPEVAKNTGALRPLKVIAKQGTVVWADPGRPVTLCTSHPSNEIVEAIVKALSASCPERAMAGWSRRFRIAIQGEDPRSGKNFIWHLFQARPGGGASSAGDGWSSIGEWHSVGGLKFGSLEVAEVRFPLHFRHHEFRAGSGGDGQFRGGLGVSLELVLETEKIAKGNTAGDGARHGPCGMLGGEDGQPHHYRLLSEGREPRVLRTKEVGIELRPGDCLDIRSSGGGGWGPPAKRSAGARERDREQGLTEAAAGQASS; translated from the coding sequence ATGTCCGCCAAGATCGATCCCATCACGCGCTCCGTCGTCCAGCATCGCCTGAGTTCGATCGTGAAGGAGATGGGCGAGGCGATGCTTCGCACCTCCTACTCGCAGATCCTCAATTCCAGCCGCGATTTTTCGCTGGCGATCTGCGACACCGGCTCCCGCCTGATCGCGCAGGCCGATCATATTCCGGTTCACGTCGGCGCGCTGACCTGGGCGACGCGCGCGGTCGAAGAGCGGTTCAAGGACGTGCAACCGGGCGACGTCATCCTGCTCAACGATCCCTATCACGGCGGCAGCCATCTGCCGGATCTCACGGCCTTCGTCCCGGTGTTCGCCGGAGAAAAGCGGCTGCTGTGGACCATCGTTCGCGCGCATCAAAGCGACATCGGCGGCGCCACCCATGGCGCCTACAACCCAGCCGCCACTGAAATCTATCAGGAGGGGCTGCGCGTCCCGCCGATCAAGCTGTACGAAGCCGGCAAGCTGCGCGATGATCTGCTCGACCTGCTGGCGCTGAACATTCGCAACCCCAGGGATTTCCGCGGTGACCTCGCCGCGATGCTCGGCGCGGCGCATCTCGGCGAGCGGCGGCTGGCGCGGCTGTTTTTCGAATTCGGCGCGCCCGTGGTGGAGGCCGCGGTCGAGGCGATCCTCGACGCGACGGAGCAGCAGGCCCGCGCGGTGGTCTCGACCTGGAAGGACGGCGTCTTCCATGGCGAGGCATTTCTCGACGATGACGGCCACGGCCGCACCGATATCCGCATCGCTGCCAAGGTGACGAAAAAGGGCAGCGACATCGAAATCGATCTGTCCGAAAGCGATCCGCAGTCGACCAGTTTTGTGAACTCCTCGCATGCCAATATGCAGGCGGCGGTGGCAATGGCCTTTTTCTACCTGATCGACCCCGAGGTGGCCAAGAATACCGGCGCGCTGCGGCCGCTGAAGGTCATTGCAAAACAGGGCACGGTGGTGTGGGCCGATCCCGGCCGGCCGGTGACCTTGTGCACCAGCCATCCCTCCAATGAGATCGTCGAGGCTATCGTCAAGGCGCTGTCGGCGTCGTGCCCGGAACGCGCGATGGCCGGCTGGAGCCGCCGCTTCCGGATCGCGATCCAGGGCGAGGATCCGCGGTCGGGAAAGAATTTCATCTGGCACCTGTTTCAGGCGCGTCCCGGCGGCGGCGCGTCGTCGGCGGGCGACGGCTGGTCGTCAATCGGTGAATGGCACTCGGTCGGCGGGCTTAAGTTCGGCAGCCTTGAGGTCGCGGAGGTGCGCTTTCCCCTGCATTTCCGTCACCATGAATTCCGCGCCGGTTCCGGCGGCGACGGCCAGTTTCGTGGCGGCCTCGGTGTCTCCCTCGAGCTGGTGCTGGAAACGGAAAAGATCGCGAAGGGCAACACCGCGGGCGACGGCGCGCGGCACGGCCCCTGCGGCATGCTCGGCGGCGAGGACGGCCAGCCGCATCATTATCGCCTGCTGTCCGAAGGCCGCGAGCCGCGCGTGCTCCGCACCAAGGAAGTCGGCATCGAACTGCGGCCCGGCGACTGCCTGGACATTCGCTCCTCCGGCGGCGGTGGCTGGGGACCGCCCGCCAAGCGGTCGGCGGGGGCGCGTGAGCGCGACCGCGAGCAGGGTCTGACGGAAGCTGCAGCCGGGCAGGCGTCCTCATGA
- a CDS encoding HU family DNA-binding protein, which translates to MATQMSKSQLIEKIATTTEVSKKEVKGVMEALVDVGHKELKKNGVFLVPGFAKFVVVKKPATKARKGTNPFTGEEMMFKAKPARKIVRARPVKAAKDAV; encoded by the coding sequence ATGGCCACCCAAATGTCTAAGTCGCAGCTGATCGAGAAGATCGCGACCACCACTGAAGTTTCGAAGAAAGAGGTCAAGGGCGTGATGGAAGCGCTCGTCGACGTTGGCCACAAGGAGCTCAAGAAGAACGGGGTATTCCTCGTTCCCGGCTTCGCGAAGTTCGTCGTGGTCAAGAAGCCCGCGACCAAGGCTCGCAAGGGCACCAACCCCTTCACGGGCGAGGAAATGATGTTCAAGGCCAAGCCGGCCCGCAAGATCGTCCGTGCCCGCCCGGTCAAGGCCGCCAAGGACGCGGTCTAA
- a CDS encoding MFS transporter, translated as MDGKADDADINLRALIFALLALACGHMLSTLLRTIPAISLDVMAADFHTPPQTLASLTSIYHFAFAASQIPVGAAMDRFGVRPVSLSLLCGTIIGALASGLATGPESFLFGQFLLGVATSGMLMCPMTLAAKQMSAARFGLWSGIILSIGNVGMLLSASPLAFVVEFWGWRAGFWISAGFGAVVAVAVFLLVPKQSTAQADLSSPLTQMAEVLRIGLSRPLRGLIALALVSLAASLVLRGLWGGPWLMEIKGLNRIEAGNVLGLFTLALIAGPALMGLLDRRFGHRREMLAATHGFAAVVLAVMAAGAPHYPLAELLGVTFVPSQVDAALFVLTGVAVSTQPLLYGMTRQLVDAQNAGKALSAINLAFFLGTALIQSATGVVATIFGLPAVLLFVAASLIIGAIVFLMCT; from the coding sequence ATGGACGGCAAGGCCGATGACGCGGATATCAACCTCCGCGCCCTGATTTTTGCGCTGCTGGCGCTGGCCTGCGGCCACATGCTGTCGACGCTGCTGCGGACGATTCCGGCGATCAGCCTCGACGTGATGGCGGCGGATTTTCATACGCCGCCGCAGACGCTGGCGAGCCTGACCTCGATCTATCATTTCGCCTTTGCCGCCTCTCAGATCCCGGTCGGCGCGGCGATGGACCGCTTCGGCGTCCGGCCGGTTTCGCTGAGCCTCTTGTGCGGAACCATCATCGGTGCGCTGGCTTCCGGTCTGGCGACGGGGCCGGAGAGCTTTTTGTTCGGCCAGTTCCTGCTCGGCGTCGCCACCTCGGGCATGCTGATGTGTCCGATGACGCTGGCTGCCAAGCAGATGTCGGCGGCGCGGTTCGGCCTGTGGTCCGGCATCATCCTCTCGATCGGCAATGTCGGCATGCTGCTGTCGGCGAGCCCGTTGGCTTTTGTCGTCGAATTCTGGGGCTGGCGCGCTGGATTTTGGATCTCGGCGGGCTTCGGCGCCGTGGTGGCGGTCGCCGTATTCCTGCTGGTTCCGAAACAGTCGACGGCGCAGGCCGATCTCTCATCGCCGTTGACGCAAATGGCCGAGGTGTTGCGGATCGGCCTGTCGCGGCCGCTGCGTGGGCTGATTGCGCTGGCGCTGGTGTCGCTCGCGGCGTCGCTGGTGCTGCGGGGATTGTGGGGCGGACCCTGGCTGATGGAGATCAAGGGACTGAACCGCATCGAGGCGGGCAACGTGCTCGGCCTGTTTACGTTGGCGCTGATTGCGGGTCCCGCGTTGATGGGCCTTCTCGATCGCCGCTTCGGCCATCGCCGTGAGATGCTGGCGGCGACGCATGGCTTTGCCGCGGTGGTGCTCGCCGTGATGGCGGCCGGCGCCCCACATTATCCGCTGGCGGAATTGCTCGGCGTGACGTTCGTGCCGTCCCAGGTCGACGCCGCGCTGTTCGTGCTGACCGGCGTTGCCGTATCGACGCAGCCCTTGCTCTACGGCATGACGCGACAGCTTGTCGATGCGCAGAATGCCGGCAAGGCGCTCTCGGCGATCAACCTCGCGTTCTTCCTGGGCACCGCGCTGATCCAATCGGCAACCGGGGTGGTAGCGACCATTTTCGGCCTGCCCGCAGTGCTGCTATTCGTCGCTGCCAGCTTGATCATCGGGGCGATTGTGTTTCTGATGTGCACCTGA
- a CDS encoding hydantoinase/oxoprolinase family protein, with amino-acid sequence MMFRIGVDVGGTYTDLVATDESGRTVFAKSPSTPADQSLGVMTGLEELARRLNVSRADMLAATDRLVHGTTVATNALLERKGAKVALLTTEGHRDVIEMREGLKPDRYDLRSPPPEPLVPRQRRFGVKERLRANGEVLIPLDAKSLDDAIAGIRPSGATSVAVCFLHSYLNPVHELAAVEKLKQALPGISISRSSDVLPQIKEYERVSTTIVNAYVEPIVRRYLTNLETRLTEAGFKGSLFVVLSHGGMAPVEEASRLAAGTVLSGPAGGMSGGRRCADLVGIPDLVPFDMGGTSTDISLIAGGHASLSADGSLAGQRIALRSLDIASIAAGGGSIASVDASCTLRIGPESAGSVPGPACYGNGGQAATVTDANVVLGYLDAAAFMGGKRPLDRAASEAAVDRIADAMDLSRVEAAAGIYRMINLNMADGIRLMTLRRGVDPRKFALLSFGGAAGLHAAEVARELEIKRIIVPTVASVLSAWGMLTSDLRYEISRTHYGAGRISADEVRELFAGLEQQAAGRLRSWFGGKISIERSAEMRYGEQIFEIDVSLDGLDWNAPDLVDRIEDRFHVRHEELYTYASRGQEVVFVNARVAAVGEVERLDSGAKPASSSNACAPGRKRQAYFGGWRDVPVYALDDLQPGHALTGPAIIEAETTTVLVDTGDRVTVNALGWLDIELR; translated from the coding sequence ATGATGTTCAGGATCGGCGTTGACGTCGGCGGGACCTACACCGATCTCGTGGCGACGGATGAAAGCGGGCGGACGGTGTTCGCGAAATCGCCGTCGACCCCGGCGGACCAGTCGCTGGGTGTGATGACCGGGCTGGAAGAGTTGGCGAGGCGGCTGAATGTGTCGCGTGCGGATATGCTCGCTGCGACCGATCGCCTCGTCCACGGCACCACCGTGGCGACCAACGCGCTGCTGGAGCGCAAGGGCGCAAAGGTTGCGCTGCTGACCACCGAAGGCCACCGCGATGTCATCGAGATGCGCGAGGGCCTCAAGCCCGACCGCTACGACCTGCGTTCTCCGCCGCCGGAGCCGCTGGTGCCGCGCCAACGGCGCTTTGGCGTGAAAGAGCGGCTCAGGGCCAATGGCGAGGTGCTGATTCCACTGGATGCGAAATCGCTCGACGACGCCATTGCCGGCATCAGGCCATCAGGCGCGACGTCGGTCGCGGTGTGTTTCCTGCATTCCTATCTCAACCCCGTTCACGAACTCGCCGCCGTCGAAAAGCTGAAGCAGGCGCTGCCCGGCATCAGCATCTCGCGCTCCAGCGACGTGCTGCCGCAGATCAAGGAATATGAGCGCGTCTCGACCACGATCGTGAACGCCTATGTCGAGCCGATCGTACGGCGTTATCTCACCAACCTCGAAACGCGACTGACTGAAGCTGGCTTCAAGGGCAGTCTGTTCGTCGTACTGTCGCATGGCGGCATGGCGCCGGTCGAGGAGGCCTCGCGGCTCGCCGCGGGCACGGTGCTGTCCGGCCCCGCGGGCGGCATGTCCGGCGGCCGGCGCTGCGCCGATCTGGTCGGCATCCCCGATCTCGTGCCGTTCGACATGGGCGGCACTTCGACCGACATTTCGCTGATTGCAGGCGGCCATGCGTCGCTATCGGCCGACGGTTCGCTGGCCGGCCAGCGCATTGCACTGCGCAGCCTCGACATCGCGAGCATCGCGGCCGGCGGCGGATCGATCGCGAGTGTCGATGCCAGTTGTACGTTGCGGATCGGGCCGGAAAGCGCGGGCTCGGTGCCGGGCCCGGCCTGTTACGGCAATGGCGGTCAGGCCGCCACCGTCACCGACGCCAATGTCGTGCTCGGCTATCTCGATGCCGCCGCCTTCATGGGCGGCAAGCGTCCGCTCGACCGTGCGGCGTCGGAAGCCGCCGTCGACCGTATCGCTGACGCGATGGATTTATCGCGCGTCGAGGCGGCGGCCGGCATCTACCGCATGATCAATCTCAACATGGCCGATGGCATCCGCCTGATGACGCTGCGCCGCGGCGTCGATCCACGAAAGTTCGCGCTGTTGAGCTTTGGCGGTGCGGCGGGACTGCACGCAGCGGAAGTCGCGCGCGAGCTCGAGATCAAGCGCATCATCGTGCCGACCGTGGCTTCCGTGCTGTCGGCCTGGGGCATGCTGACCAGCGACCTCCGCTACGAGATCAGCCGCACGCACTACGGCGCGGGTCGCATTTCCGCCGATGAGGTGCGCGAACTGTTTGCCGGACTGGAGCAGCAGGCCGCTGGCCGGCTGCGCTCATGGTTCGGCGGCAAGATTTCAATCGAGCGTTCCGCGGAGATGCGCTACGGCGAGCAGATCTTCGAGATCGACGTTTCGCTCGACGGCCTCGACTGGAACGCGCCTGATCTGGTGGATCGGATCGAGGACCGTTTTCACGTCAGGCATGAGGAACTCTACACCTACGCCTCGCGCGGCCAGGAGGTCGTGTTCGTCAACGCCCGCGTCGCCGCCGTCGGCGAAGTCGAGCGGCTCGACTCAGGTGCAAAGCCCGCATCATCGTCTAACGCTTGCGCGCCGGGCCGCAAGCGGCAGGCCTATTTCGGCGGCTGGCGCGACGTGCCGGTCTACGCGCTGGATGACCTACAGCCCGGTCACGCCTTGACCGGCCCCGCGATCATCGAAGCCGAGACCACGACCGTGCTGGTCGATACCGGCGATCGCGTCACGGTGAATGCGCTGGGATGGCTGGATATCGAATTGCGCTGA
- a CDS encoding amidohydrolase family protein translates to MNTRTAFDLIFRNALTRASATPVDIGIAGGRIAAVEPRLACEATEIDVGGKLVLPGFVDTHIHLDKACLLGRCGHDHGSVAEAIAAVAAMKRDFTVEDVYARGAKVIERAIVHGTTRMRTHVEIDPRIGLRSFEAIKALKRNYAWALDLSLCVFPQEGLTNDPGAEELLIAALRDGGEAIGGCPYMDTDPNAHLETIFDLALEFDVDVDLHLDFDLDPSWWHLEEVCRQTERRNYQGRVAIGHATKLSALPPDRLKEATARLAKSGVAVTVLPATDLYLMGRDATHNAPRGLTVAHKLVESGVLCSVATNNVLNPFTPFGDASLLRMANFYANVAHAGISEFDACLDLVTELPARLMNLRDYGIAPGNAADLVILDTDSGTNAIAELPDLLMGFKNGRKVFERERPTLFPPNA, encoded by the coding sequence ATGAACACCAGAACCGCCTTCGACCTGATCTTCCGCAACGCCCTGACGCGAGCCTCAGCGACGCCGGTCGATATCGGCATTGCCGGCGGCCGCATCGCCGCCGTCGAACCCCGCCTCGCCTGCGAGGCGACCGAGATCGACGTCGGTGGCAAGCTTGTCCTGCCAGGTTTCGTCGACACGCATATTCACCTCGACAAGGCCTGTCTGCTCGGCCGCTGTGGTCATGACCATGGCAGCGTGGCGGAGGCCATCGCCGCGGTCGCGGCCATGAAGCGCGACTTCACGGTGGAAGACGTTTACGCGCGCGGCGCAAAGGTGATCGAGCGGGCCATCGTGCATGGCACGACGCGGATGCGCACCCATGTCGAGATCGATCCGCGCATCGGCCTGCGCAGCTTCGAGGCGATCAAGGCGCTGAAGCGCAACTATGCCTGGGCGCTCGATCTCTCCCTCTGCGTGTTTCCCCAGGAGGGCCTGACCAACGATCCCGGCGCCGAGGAACTTTTGATCGCGGCGCTGCGCGACGGCGGCGAAGCGATCGGCGGCTGTCCCTACATGGACACCGACCCGAACGCGCATCTCGAAACGATTTTCGATCTGGCGCTTGAGTTCGACGTCGATGTCGACCTGCACCTCGATTTTGATCTCGACCCGTCATGGTGGCATCTCGAAGAGGTCTGCCGGCAAACCGAACGGCGCAACTACCAGGGCCGGGTCGCGATCGGTCATGCCACCAAATTGTCGGCGCTCCCCCCGGACCGGCTGAAAGAAGCGACGGCGCGCCTCGCCAAATCAGGCGTCGCCGTCACGGTGCTGCCCGCGACCGATCTCTATCTGATGGGCCGCGACGCCACGCACAACGCGCCGCGCGGGCTGACGGTGGCGCACAAGCTCGTCGAAAGCGGCGTCCTGTGTTCGGTCGCCACCAACAACGTGCTCAATCCCTTCACGCCGTTCGGCGACGCCTCGCTTTTGAGAATGGCAAATTTCTACGCCAATGTCGCGCATGCCGGCATCAGCGAATTCGACGCCTGCCTCGATCTCGTCACCGAACTGCCGGCGCGGCTGATGAATTTGAGGGATTACGGTATCGCGCCGGGTAACGCTGCAGATCTGGTCATTCTCGATACCGACAGCGGCACCAATGCAATTGCCGAGCTGCCCGACCTGCTGATGGGATTCAAGAACGGGCGAAAGGTGTTCGAGCGCGAAAGGCCGACGCTGTTTCCGCCGAACGCCTAG